The Papaver somniferum cultivar HN1 unplaced genomic scaffold, ASM357369v1 unplaced-scaffold_107, whole genome shotgun sequence genome includes a region encoding these proteins:
- the LOC113328069 gene encoding F-box protein At3g07870-like, with protein sequence MATYFGQVDCSCGKIKDEIFNILVSEDGGHEEKRTDMNFLDSEDDDLTGTHWLAKVGSKEVLPLDTGKGLHGQSQPRDPYRDDGSTSIGALISVVKSKAAGKGETCQRTDVRSLDSESNACHDDGSTASAAVLDGGRMDGSTTTIGVACADSGGSLVLILGDSQGKDQQSFMESLPADIVQDILSRVPAESVLGCKLVCKKWVKLIRGNHFASMHLRRLLNHLHDGDEDNLAAKVEPGLFFAGRTDDPDVYRTLLFHGGQLIDRINNDEKYIYNQNLKRIYHPRMHHKPLHIHLVGSCNGLVCAFQHHHLVIDPIYICNPLTREYVYLPQLVVNEEDLVDPEFFRIEGGVVSMVNQTACGFGYVSSTNEYKVVRIHYVDYEEGIVEVYTLGSGFGWRAIGEIPYRLDMSWDGKGICVKDAIYWTTYNKVVKFDLAKEEFRLLPAPPCMQNLQNEDKCGLVALGRQLCYYMDKLRIEIWSLMESGDSKETWRMECDFDYEPVVGSRESHFLPILLAKNGQIIFLYDESVLYCYDKTTTVLKMISNEASADYLECVEAVAHVNTLVSLEAMGENSKRYTVHPCGVGTPWDHVIDELDRVALSEVDRVALSEEIDTTRFRFRRA encoded by the exons ATGGCAACATATTTTGGTCAAGTGGATTGTTCGTGTGGGAAGATTAAAGATGAGATTTTTAATATTCTGGTATCGGAGGATGGTGGGCATGAAGAAaaaag AACTGATATGAATTTTCTGGATTCTGAAGATGATGATTTAACTGGTACTCATTGGTTAGCAAAAGTTGGCTCCAAAGAAGTACTGCCACTTGATACTGGCAAAG GTCTACATGGGCAGTCACAACCAAGAGACCCTTATCGTGATGATGGTTCAACTAGCATAGGAGCATTAATTAGTGTAGTAAAATCAAAGGCTGCTGGCAAAG GTGAAACATGTCAAAGAACTGATGTGCGTTCTCTGGATTCTGAAAGCAATGCTTGTCATGATGATGGTTCAACTGCCTCAGCAGCAGTTTTAGATGGTGGTCGTATGGATGGTTCCACCACCACAATAGGCGTAGCTTGTGCAGACTCCGGAGGCTCCCTAGTATTAATATTGGGAGACTCGCAAGGCAAAG ATCAACAATCATTCATGGAGTCTCTTCCCGCGGATATCGTACAAGATATCCTCTCTCGGGTTCCAGCTGAATCTGTTTTAGGGTGCAAATTAGTTTGTAAGAAATGGGTGAAACTCATCCGGGGAAATCACTTTGCTAGTATGCACCTCAGGCGCCTGCTTAACCATCTCCACGATGGGGACGAAGATAATCTAGCTGCTAAGGTGGAGCCAGGTCTCTTTTTTGCTGGTCGCACCGACGATCCTGACGTCTACAGAACTTTACTTTTCCATGGAGGACAACTAATTGATAGGATTAACAACGATGAGAAATATATCTACAATCAAAATCTGAAAAGGATCTATCATCCTCGTATGCACCATAAACCTTTACATATTCACTTGGTTGGCTCCTGCAATGGTTTGGTTTGTGCATTTCAACACCACCATTTGGTTATAGATCCCATCTATATCTGCAATCCTCTTACCAGAGAATATGTGTATCTTCCTCAACTAGTTGTGAACGAAGAAGACCTTGTTGATCCCGAATTTTTTCGTATAGAAGGAGGAGTGGTTAGCATGGTTAACCAAACTGCATGCGGGTTTGGGTACGTTAGttcaaccaatgagtacaaggttgttagaaTCCATTACGTCGATTATGAAGAAGGAATTGTtgaagtatacacacttggcagtgGTTTTGGGTGGAGAGCGATAGGTGAGATTCCCTATCGACTGGATATGTCGTGGGATGGTAAGGGTATTTGTGTAAAGGATGCTATTTATTGGACTACGTACAACAAGGTTGTGAAATTCGACTTggctaaggaagagtttcggctGCTGCCTGCCCCTCCTTGTATGCAAAACCTTCAGAACGAAGATAAATGTGGCCTTGTAGCGCTTGGAAGGCAGTTGTGTTACTATATGGACAAGTTACGCATAGAAATCTGGTCCTTGATGGAAAGTGGTGACTCGAAGGAAACCTGGCGTATGGAGTGTGATTTTGATTACGAACCCGTAGTAGGTTCTCGTGAAAGTCACTTTTTGCCAATTTTACTTGCGAAGAATGGGCAAATCATATTTTTATATGATGAATCTGTGCTTTATTGTTATGACAAGACAACAAcagttttgaagatgatttccaACGAAGCGTCAGCCGATTATTTGGAGTGTGTCGAAGCAGTTGCTCACGTAAATACCTTGGTATCATTGGAAGCCATGGGGGAAAATTCAAAGAGATACACGGTTCATCCATGTGGGGTCGGTACTCCATGGGATCATGTTATCGATGAGTTAGACCGAGTTGCTCTGAGTGAGGTAGACCGAGTTGCTCTGAGTGAGGAAATTGATACGACGCGTTTCAGGTTCAGGAGAGCATAA